Proteins encoded in a region of the Coregonus clupeaformis isolate EN_2021a chromosome 9, ASM2061545v1, whole genome shotgun sequence genome:
- the LOC121574445 gene encoding H/ACA ribonucleoprotein complex subunit 2-like protein, giving the protein MTKVKKEKAIKEEAGATETGGTEKSYVELIANINPIANPLATKKLSKKLYKCVKKASKLKQIRRGVKEVQKFINKGETGIVVLAGDTLPIDVYCHVPVMCEDRSLPYAYIPSKVDLGSSAGSKRPTCVIMIKSHEDYKEAYDECFEEVSALPKPL; this is encoded by the exons ATGACAAAGGTAAAGAAGGAAAAAGCCATCAAGGAGGAGGCTGGAGCGACGGAGACTGGAGGGACAGAGAAATCGTATGTAGAGTTGATTGCAAACATCAACCCAATCGCAAATCCGCTGGCCACCAAGAAGCTAAGCAAGAAGCTCTACAAATGTGTCAAAAAGG CATCGAAGCTCAAACAAATTCGCAGAGGAGTGAAAGAAGTCCAGAAGTTTATCAACAAAGGAGAGACTGG CATTGTGGTGTTGGCTGGGGATACTCTTCCAATCGATGTTTACTGCCATGTACCAGTCATGTGTGAGGACAGGAGTCTGCCATATGCCTACATTCCCTCAAAAGTG GACCTTGGTTCGTCTGCTGGCTCAAAGCGGCCCACCTGCGTCATCATGATCAAATCTCATGAGGACTATAAGGAGGCCTATGATGAGTGTTTCGAGGAGGTTTCTGCCCTGCCTAAACCCCTCTGA